Proteins encoded in a region of the Leopardus geoffroyi isolate Oge1 chromosome E2, O.geoffroyi_Oge1_pat1.0, whole genome shotgun sequence genome:
- the SSC5D gene encoding soluble scavenger receptor cysteine-rich domain-containing protein SSC5D isoform X2 — translation MRVLACLIALMGIQAVERLRLADGPHGCAGRLEVWHGGRWGTVCDDGWDLRDAAVACRELGCGGALAAPGGAFFGEGAGPVWLSELACRGSEGQLGLCPHRGWKAHICSHEEDAGVVCAGQRVANSRDGDDPPSILEGDPWPGLSGELSPGSEEPPGTHAPRPAGTPQNSSRKKGPRPPKQAKSTRAPQLTAGAPRHERLRLVSGPHGCSGRLEVWHGGRWGTVCDDGWDLRDAAVACRELGCGGALAAPGGARFGPGSGPVWMDDVGCGGGEQALRDCPRSPWGRSNCDHSEDAGLVCTGPAPRLRLADGPHGCAGRLEVWHGGRWGTVCDDAWDLRDASVACRELGCGGALAAPGGAFFGEGAGPILLDDLRCRGNETALRLCPARPWGQHDCHHREDAGAVCDGMPLGYVPPTAPAADGNHSASRDTASGPPPPTASQASRTAGGASPPPASPTAPREPGPEAGSPQLRLVAGPSRCSGRLEVWHAGRWGTVCDDSWDLRDAAVVCRELGCGGARQPDPAAGRFGWGAGPIWLDDVGCLGTEASLSDCPAAPWGKHNCAHNEDVGVTCTETPGLDSISDPFSWSWIPGLGRDPDAWLPGELATKPSARLTPSVPEKTTTKAPGKMPKSTKKWVTKNAKRPTTQPPVTPTTKHSRVLGTQRPLELTSRTTTTLTTEASHRPVSESTAKLTTGVPHGMTSHTTATRTPRAPRERTSKAVATSTTQGPREVTSEATATRIPLTPKESSAEIPAQGSPESPKDPAPSPTGSTTRGSGPFRVRLADGPNRCAGRLEVWHAGRWGTVCDDSWDLRDSTVACWELGCGRVRPRVGKTHYGPGTGPIWLDDVGCKGIEASLSDCPAGAWGQHNCDHEEDVGLTCTGYADEDDYPPWTWDPTSGEDLAKGTTAAGVPGHMLSWGTTKSPGGPSPATRRLPHTGDKDGYESFRTWDTPSGGALPKGTPTTLTTGTTRDPDHPSPAPRIRGDTGSERKLWPQRRLLRPTSSRTVPPAPSPDPSASSEPPGSPVTSVTSNPAPWFIPEAASTRKVTSDPPDTLPPSPDLASWMSSDLTLTTPGFTLSTPDATVISASPSDLSPTPPPALPKELTSDPSAPEVVTHLFSTSELTTESVTIPNLDAAPYPNSVPDHSRSPDPSTSPYPTTTPHSALTSHPSTSTTSQPTTAFPPTTTPHSTATPHSTTTPHPTTTPQPVTPPQPTTPPQPTTPSQPTTPPQPTTPLYLTTTPHPTTTLHPTTTPYPTTTPQSTTPPHSTTAQPTTTPHPITTSYPATTPDSTMTPHSTTSTHPTVTADPTSTPVVTVKSILTSLETEFSPTPVPAVKPSLHPWLTSMGAAHLSQMSSLAPFPASESSHPRSSPGPSLDTLSTEDFQPPRSQSPKPTPPPTQTPHSASDPTGTSDLHLSSMVHPLDQPPPDHFTLRPTPGQDPDPVGPCVTPAPPVKVMACEPPALVELVAAVRDVSGQLQRLTQVLKQDQQQRQALELGLTQLVEATRGLGQLGEVVKRLAERAWPPSTPAPTTTTPEEEERPLRGDV, via the exons ATGAGGGTCTTGGCCTGCCTTATCG CTCTGATGGGGATCCAGGCTGTTG AGAGGCTGCGTCTGGCCGACGGCCCCCACGGCTGTGCCGGCCGCCTGGAGGTGTGGCACGGCGGGCGCTGGGGGACCGTGTGCGACGATGGCTGGGACCTGCGGGACGCCGCCGTGGCCTGCCGCGAGCTGGGCTGCGGGGGCGCGCTGGCCGCCCCCGGAGGCGCCTTCTTTGGGGAGGGCGCGGGGCCCGTGTGGCTGAGCGAGCTGGCCTGCCGGGGCAGTGAGGGCCAGCTGGGGCTCTGCCCCCATCGCGGCTGGAAGGCCCACATTTGCTCCCATGAGGAGGACGCGGGCGTAGTCTGCGCAG GTCAGCGTGTGGCCAACTCCAGGGATGGGGACGATCCACCTTCGATCCTGGAGGGGGACCCCTGGCCGGGGCTGTCTGGGGAGCTGAGCCCTGGCTCGGAGGAGCCTCCAGGGACACACG CACCCCGCCCGGCTGGGACCCCACAGAACAGCTCCAGGAAGAAGGGTCCCCGGCCACCCAAGCAGGCCAAATCCACCAGGGCCCCTCAGCTGACGGCCGGAGCCCCCCGACACG agcggCTGCGCCTTGTCTCGGGCCCCCACGGGTGCTCCGGTCGGCTGGAGGTGTGGCACGGCGGGCGCTGGGGGACCGTGTGCGACGACGGCTGGGACCTGCGGGACGCCGCCGTGGCCTGCCGCGAGCTGGGCTGCGGGGGCGCGCTGGCCGCCCCCGGAGGCGCCAGATTCGGCCCGGGCTCAGGGCCCGTGTGGATGGATGACGTGGGGTGTGGAGGCGGAGAGCAGGCTCTGCGGGACTGTCCCCGAAGCCCCTGGGGTCGGAGCAACTGTGACCACAGCGAGGATGCGGGGCTGGTCTGCACGG GCCCAGCCCCCCGGCTGCGTCTGGCCGACGGCCCCCACGGCTGTGCCGGCCGCCTGGAGGTGTGGCACGGCGGGCGCTGGGGGACCGTGTGTGACGACGCCTGGGACCTTCGGGACGCCTCCGTGGCCTGCCGCGAGCTGGGCTGTGGCGGCGCGCTGGCCGCCCCCGGAGGCGCCTtctttggggagggggctggccccATCCTCCTGGATGACCTTCGGTGTCGGGGTAACGAGACAGCCTTGCGATTGTGCCCAGCACGGCCCTGGGGCCAGCACGACTGTCACCACCGGGAGGACGCCGGGGCCGTGTGTGACG GGATGCCTCTTGGATATGTCCCTCCCACGGCCCCGGCTGCGGACGGCAACCACTCTGCGTCCCGCGACACGGCGTccgggcccccgccccccacggcgAGCCAGGCCTCACGAACCGCAGGCGGCGCCTCCCCTCCGCctgcctcccccactgccccgCGGGAGCCTGGACCCGAAGCCG GCTCCCCCCAACTGCGCCTGGTGGCAGGGCCCAGCAGGTGTTCGGGCCGGCTGGAGGTGTGGCACGCAGGGCGCTGGGGGACGGTGTGTGACGACAGCTGGGACCTACGGGACGCTGCGGTGGTCTGCCGCGAGCTGGGATGTGGCGGAGCTCGGCAGCCGGACCCTGCCGCTGGCCGCTTTGGCTGGGGGGCCGGCCCCATCTGGCTGGACGACGTGGGGTGCTTGGGGACCGAGGCTTCGCTCTCTGACTGCCCCGCTGCGCCCTGGGGGAAGCACAACTGTGCTCACAATGAAGATGTTGGAGTCACCTGCACTG AGACCCCTGGCCTGGACTCTATCTCAGACCCCTTCAGTTGGAGCTGGATCCCCGGCCTGGGTAGAGATCCGGACGCCTGGCTCCCCGGGGAGCTGGCCACCAAGCCCTCTGCGAGGCTGACCCCCAGCGTTCCTGAGAAAACCACCACCAAGGCCCCAGGGAAAATGCCCAAGAGTACTAAGAAGTGGGTGACCAAAAATGCAAAGCGACCGACCACTCAGCCCCCCGTGACGCCAACCACTAAACATTCCAGGGTCCTGGGCACCCAGAGGCCCCTTGAACTGACCTCACGGACCACCACAACCCTGACCACTGAGGCCTCCCACAGACCAGTTTCAGAGTCTACTGCAAAGCTGACCACTGGGGTCCCCCACGGGATGACCTCACATACCACTGCAACACGGACTCCCCGGGCCCCCCGAGAACGGACCTCTAAGGCCGTGGCAACGTCAACCACTCAAGGCCCCCGAGAGGTGACCTCTGAGGCCACCGCAACGCGAATCCCTCTGACCCCCAAGGAGTCATCAGCTGAGATCCCAGCACAGGGTTCTCCAGAGTCACCCAAagacccagccccctcccccactgggagCACCACTCGAGGATCAG GCCCGTTCCGCGTGCGTCTGGCTGATGGGCCCAACCGGTGTGCTGGCCGGCTGGAAGTGTGGCATGCTGGGCGCTGGGGGACAGTGTGCGATGACAGCTGGGACCTGCGGGACAGTACCGTGGCCTGCTGGGAGCTGGGCTGTGGAAGGGTCCGGCCCCGAGTGGGCAAAACCCACTACGGCCCCGGGACGGGCCCCATCTGGCTGGATGACGTGGGCTGCAAGGGAATCGAGGCCTCGCTGAGTGACTGCCCTGCTGGGGCATGGGGCCAGCACAACTGTGACCACGAGGAAGACGTGGGGCTCACCTGCACTG GCTACGCCGATGAGGATGATTATCCCCCCTGGACCTGGGATCCCACCTCGGGAGAGGACCTGGCCAAGGGGACCACCGCCGCAGGGGTGCCTGGACACATGCTCTCCTGGGGCACCACCAAAAGCCCAGGGGGACCCTCCCCAGCAACAAGGCGTCTTCCACATACAG GTGACAAGGATGGTTATGAGTCTTTTCGGACATGGGATACACCTTCAGGAGGGGCTCTGCCCAAGGGGACACCCACCACTCTTACCACTGGCACCACCCGGGACCCAGACCATCCCTCTCCAGCTCCAAGGATCCGTGGAGACACAG GTTCCGAGAGAAAACTGTGGCCCCAGCGTAGGCTGCTGCGCCCCACATCGTCCCGGACggtgccccctgccccttccccagatCCCTCCGCCTCGTCAGAGCCCCCGGGCTCACCGGTGACCTCTGTGACCTCCAACCCTGCGCCATGGTTCATTCCTGAGGCAGCTTCAACGCGGAAGGTGACCTCTGACCCTCCTGACACATTGCCACCCAGCCCGGACCTGGCCTCCTGGATGAGCTCTGACCTCACCTTGACAACCCCTGGCTTCACTTTGTCTACCCCTGACGCCACTGTGATTTCAGCATCGCCGTCTGATCTCTCACCTACCCCACCACCCGCTTTGCCCAAAGAGCTGACCTCTGACCCCTCTGCACCAGAGGTGGTGACCCACCTGTTTTCTACCTCAGAGTTGACTACAGAATCTGTCACAATCCCAAACTTGGACGCAGCTCCATACCCCAACTCAGTTCCAGATCATTCCAGATCCCCAGACCCCTCCACAAGCCCCTACCCCACTACCACCCCTCACTCTGCCTTGACCTCTCACCCCTCTACCTCCACTACCTCTCAACCCACTACCGCCTTTCCCCCAACTACAACACCTCACTCCACCGCCACGCCTCACTCCACCACAACCCCTCACCCTACCACCACCCCTCAACCTGTTACACCCCCTCAACCCACCACACCCCCTCAACCCACCACACCCTCTCAACCCACCACACCCCCCCAACCCACCACACCCCTTTACCTTACCACAACCCCTCACCCCACCACAACCCTTCACCCTACCACAACCCCATACCCCACCACGACCCCTCAGTCCACCACACCCCCTCATTCTACCACTGCTCAACCCACTACAACCCCCCACCCTATCACAACCAGTTACCCTGCCACGACCCCTGACTCCACCATGACCCCTCATTCTACCACCTCTACTCATCCCACCGTGACTGCTGACCCTACCTCAACCCCTGTGGTTACTGTCAAATCCATTCTAACTTCCTTGGAAACAGAGTTCTCTCCCACTCCAGTGCCAGCAGTCAAGCCCAGCCTGCACCCCTGGTTGACCTCCATGGGAGCCGCTCATCTCTCTCAGATGTCCAGCCTAGCACCTTTTCCAGCCTCAGAGTCCAGCCACCCCAGGTCTTCTCCAGGCCCAAGCTTGGACACACTGTCCACTGAGGATTTCCAACCACCAAGAAGCCAGAGCCCCAAACCAACTCCACCACCCACCCAGACCCCACACTCAGCCTCTGACCCCACAGGGACCTCTGACCTCCATCTGTCTTCCATGGTCCACCCCTTGGATCAACCTCCTCCTGACCATTTCACCCTAAGGCCAACCCCTGGGCAGGACCCAGACCCCGTTGGCCCATGTGTGACTCCAGCACCACCTGTAAAGGTCATGGCCTGTGAGCCGCCTGCCCTGGTAGAGCTAGTGGCTGCTGTGAGGGATGTGAGTGGCCAGCTGCAGAGGCTGACCCAGGTCCTGAAGCAGGACCAGCAGCAGCGCCAAGCTCTGGAACTGGGGCTGACTCAGCTGGTGGAGGCCACCCGGggtctggggcagctgggtgaggTTGTAAAGAGACTGGCCGAGAGAGCCTGGCCCCCCAGCACACCTGcaccaaccaccaccaccccagaggaggaagaaaggcctCTGAGGGGAGATGTGTGA
- the SSC5D gene encoding soluble scavenger receptor cysteine-rich domain-containing protein SSC5D isoform X1: MRVLACLIAALMGIQAVERLRLADGPHGCAGRLEVWHGGRWGTVCDDGWDLRDAAVACRELGCGGALAAPGGAFFGEGAGPVWLSELACRGSEGQLGLCPHRGWKAHICSHEEDAGVVCAGQRVANSRDGDDPPSILEGDPWPGLSGELSPGSEEPPGTHAPRPAGTPQNSSRKKGPRPPKQAKSTRAPQLTAGAPRHERLRLVSGPHGCSGRLEVWHGGRWGTVCDDGWDLRDAAVACRELGCGGALAAPGGARFGPGSGPVWMDDVGCGGGEQALRDCPRSPWGRSNCDHSEDAGLVCTGPAPRLRLADGPHGCAGRLEVWHGGRWGTVCDDAWDLRDASVACRELGCGGALAAPGGAFFGEGAGPILLDDLRCRGNETALRLCPARPWGQHDCHHREDAGAVCDGMPLGYVPPTAPAADGNHSASRDTASGPPPPTASQASRTAGGASPPPASPTAPREPGPEAGSPQLRLVAGPSRCSGRLEVWHAGRWGTVCDDSWDLRDAAVVCRELGCGGARQPDPAAGRFGWGAGPIWLDDVGCLGTEASLSDCPAAPWGKHNCAHNEDVGVTCTETPGLDSISDPFSWSWIPGLGRDPDAWLPGELATKPSARLTPSVPEKTTTKAPGKMPKSTKKWVTKNAKRPTTQPPVTPTTKHSRVLGTQRPLELTSRTTTTLTTEASHRPVSESTAKLTTGVPHGMTSHTTATRTPRAPRERTSKAVATSTTQGPREVTSEATATRIPLTPKESSAEIPAQGSPESPKDPAPSPTGSTTRGSGPFRVRLADGPNRCAGRLEVWHAGRWGTVCDDSWDLRDSTVACWELGCGRVRPRVGKTHYGPGTGPIWLDDVGCKGIEASLSDCPAGAWGQHNCDHEEDVGLTCTGYADEDDYPPWTWDPTSGEDLAKGTTAAGVPGHMLSWGTTKSPGGPSPATRRLPHTGDKDGYESFRTWDTPSGGALPKGTPTTLTTGTTRDPDHPSPAPRIRGDTGSERKLWPQRRLLRPTSSRTVPPAPSPDPSASSEPPGSPVTSVTSNPAPWFIPEAASTRKVTSDPPDTLPPSPDLASWMSSDLTLTTPGFTLSTPDATVISASPSDLSPTPPPALPKELTSDPSAPEVVTHLFSTSELTTESVTIPNLDAAPYPNSVPDHSRSPDPSTSPYPTTTPHSALTSHPSTSTTSQPTTAFPPTTTPHSTATPHSTTTPHPTTTPQPVTPPQPTTPPQPTTPSQPTTPPQPTTPLYLTTTPHPTTTLHPTTTPYPTTTPQSTTPPHSTTAQPTTTPHPITTSYPATTPDSTMTPHSTTSTHPTVTADPTSTPVVTVKSILTSLETEFSPTPVPAVKPSLHPWLTSMGAAHLSQMSSLAPFPASESSHPRSSPGPSLDTLSTEDFQPPRSQSPKPTPPPTQTPHSASDPTGTSDLHLSSMVHPLDQPPPDHFTLRPTPGQDPDPVGPCVTPAPPVKVMACEPPALVELVAAVRDVSGQLQRLTQVLKQDQQQRQALELGLTQLVEATRGLGQLGEVVKRLAERAWPPSTPAPTTTTPEEEERPLRGDV; the protein is encoded by the exons ATGAGGGTCTTGGCCTGCCTTATCG CAGCTCTGATGGGGATCCAGGCTGTTG AGAGGCTGCGTCTGGCCGACGGCCCCCACGGCTGTGCCGGCCGCCTGGAGGTGTGGCACGGCGGGCGCTGGGGGACCGTGTGCGACGATGGCTGGGACCTGCGGGACGCCGCCGTGGCCTGCCGCGAGCTGGGCTGCGGGGGCGCGCTGGCCGCCCCCGGAGGCGCCTTCTTTGGGGAGGGCGCGGGGCCCGTGTGGCTGAGCGAGCTGGCCTGCCGGGGCAGTGAGGGCCAGCTGGGGCTCTGCCCCCATCGCGGCTGGAAGGCCCACATTTGCTCCCATGAGGAGGACGCGGGCGTAGTCTGCGCAG GTCAGCGTGTGGCCAACTCCAGGGATGGGGACGATCCACCTTCGATCCTGGAGGGGGACCCCTGGCCGGGGCTGTCTGGGGAGCTGAGCCCTGGCTCGGAGGAGCCTCCAGGGACACACG CACCCCGCCCGGCTGGGACCCCACAGAACAGCTCCAGGAAGAAGGGTCCCCGGCCACCCAAGCAGGCCAAATCCACCAGGGCCCCTCAGCTGACGGCCGGAGCCCCCCGACACG agcggCTGCGCCTTGTCTCGGGCCCCCACGGGTGCTCCGGTCGGCTGGAGGTGTGGCACGGCGGGCGCTGGGGGACCGTGTGCGACGACGGCTGGGACCTGCGGGACGCCGCCGTGGCCTGCCGCGAGCTGGGCTGCGGGGGCGCGCTGGCCGCCCCCGGAGGCGCCAGATTCGGCCCGGGCTCAGGGCCCGTGTGGATGGATGACGTGGGGTGTGGAGGCGGAGAGCAGGCTCTGCGGGACTGTCCCCGAAGCCCCTGGGGTCGGAGCAACTGTGACCACAGCGAGGATGCGGGGCTGGTCTGCACGG GCCCAGCCCCCCGGCTGCGTCTGGCCGACGGCCCCCACGGCTGTGCCGGCCGCCTGGAGGTGTGGCACGGCGGGCGCTGGGGGACCGTGTGTGACGACGCCTGGGACCTTCGGGACGCCTCCGTGGCCTGCCGCGAGCTGGGCTGTGGCGGCGCGCTGGCCGCCCCCGGAGGCGCCTtctttggggagggggctggccccATCCTCCTGGATGACCTTCGGTGTCGGGGTAACGAGACAGCCTTGCGATTGTGCCCAGCACGGCCCTGGGGCCAGCACGACTGTCACCACCGGGAGGACGCCGGGGCCGTGTGTGACG GGATGCCTCTTGGATATGTCCCTCCCACGGCCCCGGCTGCGGACGGCAACCACTCTGCGTCCCGCGACACGGCGTccgggcccccgccccccacggcgAGCCAGGCCTCACGAACCGCAGGCGGCGCCTCCCCTCCGCctgcctcccccactgccccgCGGGAGCCTGGACCCGAAGCCG GCTCCCCCCAACTGCGCCTGGTGGCAGGGCCCAGCAGGTGTTCGGGCCGGCTGGAGGTGTGGCACGCAGGGCGCTGGGGGACGGTGTGTGACGACAGCTGGGACCTACGGGACGCTGCGGTGGTCTGCCGCGAGCTGGGATGTGGCGGAGCTCGGCAGCCGGACCCTGCCGCTGGCCGCTTTGGCTGGGGGGCCGGCCCCATCTGGCTGGACGACGTGGGGTGCTTGGGGACCGAGGCTTCGCTCTCTGACTGCCCCGCTGCGCCCTGGGGGAAGCACAACTGTGCTCACAATGAAGATGTTGGAGTCACCTGCACTG AGACCCCTGGCCTGGACTCTATCTCAGACCCCTTCAGTTGGAGCTGGATCCCCGGCCTGGGTAGAGATCCGGACGCCTGGCTCCCCGGGGAGCTGGCCACCAAGCCCTCTGCGAGGCTGACCCCCAGCGTTCCTGAGAAAACCACCACCAAGGCCCCAGGGAAAATGCCCAAGAGTACTAAGAAGTGGGTGACCAAAAATGCAAAGCGACCGACCACTCAGCCCCCCGTGACGCCAACCACTAAACATTCCAGGGTCCTGGGCACCCAGAGGCCCCTTGAACTGACCTCACGGACCACCACAACCCTGACCACTGAGGCCTCCCACAGACCAGTTTCAGAGTCTACTGCAAAGCTGACCACTGGGGTCCCCCACGGGATGACCTCACATACCACTGCAACACGGACTCCCCGGGCCCCCCGAGAACGGACCTCTAAGGCCGTGGCAACGTCAACCACTCAAGGCCCCCGAGAGGTGACCTCTGAGGCCACCGCAACGCGAATCCCTCTGACCCCCAAGGAGTCATCAGCTGAGATCCCAGCACAGGGTTCTCCAGAGTCACCCAAagacccagccccctcccccactgggagCACCACTCGAGGATCAG GCCCGTTCCGCGTGCGTCTGGCTGATGGGCCCAACCGGTGTGCTGGCCGGCTGGAAGTGTGGCATGCTGGGCGCTGGGGGACAGTGTGCGATGACAGCTGGGACCTGCGGGACAGTACCGTGGCCTGCTGGGAGCTGGGCTGTGGAAGGGTCCGGCCCCGAGTGGGCAAAACCCACTACGGCCCCGGGACGGGCCCCATCTGGCTGGATGACGTGGGCTGCAAGGGAATCGAGGCCTCGCTGAGTGACTGCCCTGCTGGGGCATGGGGCCAGCACAACTGTGACCACGAGGAAGACGTGGGGCTCACCTGCACTG GCTACGCCGATGAGGATGATTATCCCCCCTGGACCTGGGATCCCACCTCGGGAGAGGACCTGGCCAAGGGGACCACCGCCGCAGGGGTGCCTGGACACATGCTCTCCTGGGGCACCACCAAAAGCCCAGGGGGACCCTCCCCAGCAACAAGGCGTCTTCCACATACAG GTGACAAGGATGGTTATGAGTCTTTTCGGACATGGGATACACCTTCAGGAGGGGCTCTGCCCAAGGGGACACCCACCACTCTTACCACTGGCACCACCCGGGACCCAGACCATCCCTCTCCAGCTCCAAGGATCCGTGGAGACACAG GTTCCGAGAGAAAACTGTGGCCCCAGCGTAGGCTGCTGCGCCCCACATCGTCCCGGACggtgccccctgccccttccccagatCCCTCCGCCTCGTCAGAGCCCCCGGGCTCACCGGTGACCTCTGTGACCTCCAACCCTGCGCCATGGTTCATTCCTGAGGCAGCTTCAACGCGGAAGGTGACCTCTGACCCTCCTGACACATTGCCACCCAGCCCGGACCTGGCCTCCTGGATGAGCTCTGACCTCACCTTGACAACCCCTGGCTTCACTTTGTCTACCCCTGACGCCACTGTGATTTCAGCATCGCCGTCTGATCTCTCACCTACCCCACCACCCGCTTTGCCCAAAGAGCTGACCTCTGACCCCTCTGCACCAGAGGTGGTGACCCACCTGTTTTCTACCTCAGAGTTGACTACAGAATCTGTCACAATCCCAAACTTGGACGCAGCTCCATACCCCAACTCAGTTCCAGATCATTCCAGATCCCCAGACCCCTCCACAAGCCCCTACCCCACTACCACCCCTCACTCTGCCTTGACCTCTCACCCCTCTACCTCCACTACCTCTCAACCCACTACCGCCTTTCCCCCAACTACAACACCTCACTCCACCGCCACGCCTCACTCCACCACAACCCCTCACCCTACCACCACCCCTCAACCTGTTACACCCCCTCAACCCACCACACCCCCTCAACCCACCACACCCTCTCAACCCACCACACCCCCCCAACCCACCACACCCCTTTACCTTACCACAACCCCTCACCCCACCACAACCCTTCACCCTACCACAACCCCATACCCCACCACGACCCCTCAGTCCACCACACCCCCTCATTCTACCACTGCTCAACCCACTACAACCCCCCACCCTATCACAACCAGTTACCCTGCCACGACCCCTGACTCCACCATGACCCCTCATTCTACCACCTCTACTCATCCCACCGTGACTGCTGACCCTACCTCAACCCCTGTGGTTACTGTCAAATCCATTCTAACTTCCTTGGAAACAGAGTTCTCTCCCACTCCAGTGCCAGCAGTCAAGCCCAGCCTGCACCCCTGGTTGACCTCCATGGGAGCCGCTCATCTCTCTCAGATGTCCAGCCTAGCACCTTTTCCAGCCTCAGAGTCCAGCCACCCCAGGTCTTCTCCAGGCCCAAGCTTGGACACACTGTCCACTGAGGATTTCCAACCACCAAGAAGCCAGAGCCCCAAACCAACTCCACCACCCACCCAGACCCCACACTCAGCCTCTGACCCCACAGGGACCTCTGACCTCCATCTGTCTTCCATGGTCCACCCCTTGGATCAACCTCCTCCTGACCATTTCACCCTAAGGCCAACCCCTGGGCAGGACCCAGACCCCGTTGGCCCATGTGTGACTCCAGCACCACCTGTAAAGGTCATGGCCTGTGAGCCGCCTGCCCTGGTAGAGCTAGTGGCTGCTGTGAGGGATGTGAGTGGCCAGCTGCAGAGGCTGACCCAGGTCCTGAAGCAGGACCAGCAGCAGCGCCAAGCTCTGGAACTGGGGCTGACTCAGCTGGTGGAGGCCACCCGGggtctggggcagctgggtgaggTTGTAAAGAGACTGGCCGAGAGAGCCTGGCCCCCCAGCACACCTGcaccaaccaccaccaccccagaggaggaagaaaggcctCTGAGGGGAGATGTGTGA